The stretch of DNA GGATGTCCACTCCCTCGACGTGCACTGCGAGGCCAGCAATCCGAATCCGCCCCGTCAGCTGCTAATGTTGCGCGAGGACAGCAAGCCCTCGCCCTCCTTCAATTTCAGCGACATCAAGGACATCAAGTCGGAGCTGCACAAcagcaactccaactccagcccgctgctggccaagctcagcgctgccgccgccgccggagCCCAGCTAAGCACTCcgagcagcaccaccacctcGCTGGCGCCACGGCACTCCTTCACCGTGCCCATCTTCGCACTGCACGGCCAGGGCAACTACTACGTGCCCCTCAACGTCGACTACAACGCCCTGGTGCCGTTCCTCAATGGCATGGATCTGCTCGAGAAGAGCTACTCGAGCATGCCGGTGGTGCATCCCATCAACATCAATGTCAACTTCATGCCCAGCTCCCCGTCGGCCTCCCTGCTGgcggccgctgcagccgcagctgccgttgcagctggcaagcaacagcaggcagtgGTGGCCGCATCCGCAGGTGGTCCACTGTCCTCCGTGGTGGGGGCCAACTCGACGGCTGCCCAGGTGGCAGCTGTGGCCGCAGCGGCCGTGGCCAAGGCCAAGCTGGAGCAGGCCATGAACAGCAGCTGGTAAGGGGCAGGCGGTGGATTAGCAGATGGAATAACTACCTCAGTACTTCTGTGAATAATCATCAAATGATTAATctcaaatcaaacaaacaaaaaccaagcgACATCTGCGCCAAGGAGAGAACACTAGAGGATAGAGGAAAATGCGAATTcagatttattatttttggattAGATCGGAACAGCCTCAAAGGCTGCGCAGACAAGATCGAGTTGCAAAAGGGGAGAAAATTATAGGAAATAGTTTTGAACAAAGCTAAGAAGCAAGACAAAAATtcagcataaataaatgtctaTTATAATGCATAGAAATCTTAAAGTAacataaaaagaaacagaaagaaatgtGTACAATGTGTACCAAACCGtactaaatataaatataaaatatgatGCCAAGAGTCAGTCCCACGTAAAAGATCTAATGGATTTTaaaaaagaataacaaaaaaaaaacaactaattGTGAactaaatgtatttttttaggAGTTTAACGTTTTTGCAGTGTTAATTACATAAGTGTTGTGGTTTCAAATCAGGTAGTCTATAGCCAAGTGGGGGAGGCAGTCCTGCACCGGGAGTCCCCCTCCCAAATCAAACGTACATATTACAAATATACctatatattatatgtatagTAAACCACTAGTCAAACGGAGGACGATGTATGTAAAACGTAAATGGAAAAGGATGTGCAtatgaaagaaaacaaatcaaaatgaattattattattattatatagtgtgtatgtattgtataaattctatgtgtaaatattgttagcaaaatcaaattgtcATTCGTTTAAGTTTGTATTTTAGCGACAAATTATCTTAAGTTCGTTGTTTAACACACATCCCATGGAGGAGCTAAAACAAAacctaaaaaacaaaaaaaaacaattaaaacaaaaaacccaaaaacttttctattacagaaagaaagaaagaaagcccAAATTTCATTCTCGAAATGCGGTCCTAATACTATAGTTAgttagttattattattagtacTATCAATACCTACCGTCTAACCCCCTACGttgatttatttctttgtgtttttttttattctttttatttgttatccCGCAACGgaataaaggaaaatattaaaCTTGTTTCGAGACTCGACTGTCACTTGTTTCCTCCGATCTACGAGAGCACTGGGAAATGATTTATAATAATAGTTGGCTAAACCGAAGGTTTACCCATGCAGCACAAAGAttatttactcttttttttaattgtgtACGGACTGTATGATTACGGTACTGTTAATATACAAATACGTTActgtttaatatattttatatgtgtATACAGATGTAataaaaaagctaaaaaatgaaaaccctgCCTTTGCATTCCTTCCAGAGAAAAATATGAGTCGAGGACTGCGTGACGTTGAGAGTTTTAGATAATGATGGAGGGGCCAGAAAAGAGTGATTTAACCACAACAGATAAATGCACATTGTATATGTACTAGTTTGTAAGTCTTGGAATTTTGTGAAATCATCAAACCGAGAGCCAGTTCGAGTTTGCGAACAAGTTTATTCAGTATCAAGTTGTGCACCGGATAAGTCGTGCAGCAAAATATTATTCAGAATGCGTGAGGCACTGTGTTGGTGCAGCTTTTTGGGCTTTCTACTGTGCTGCATTGCAGCTGACATTCCCGGTTGCAATTTTTTCGATACTGTCAACCTAGCAAACAGCCTGAAGTTCCCGAACGGATCCTATAACTACGAGGATCTCATCATTCCCCCGACTCTCACGGGGGAGTACGACTACGAAATGCAGTTCAACGGGAACAGCAGATCGGTGCCCAGCCACACAAGAGGATGTGTTTGCAAGCTGAGGCCTTGCATACGATTATGCTGTCATCGGAGTAGAGTGATAAAGGACAACAAGTGCTCGGCCCATACGCTGAACGAGTTATCCTACAACATGACCCTGGATATAACACATAAACACATTTTTGAGGATTTTGTGGTGCAGGAGgaactgccattgccatgcaATATTCATTATCCATTAAACAGAATTGAATATTCGACAGATCATTGGACACTATTTGAGGTTTGACAGATTAcaacttttctttatttcgAATAAAATCTGATCAAATTCATTGACCAGAATGGAACGCTGCTGCGGCAATATGACATGAGGTACCTCTCCAAGCAGGACTACTGTCTGCAGCCGCGGAAGTCGGGGAAGCAGAAAGGCTACAACCACATCTTAGTTCCTTACAACTGCGTCATTGAACCGGACATGACAATGGAGTATGGTAGGTGTATAAATAGAATCATTACCCATGcaatttctttgcattttatttctaGTCAAGGCGACATCTGtcttatttatggccattacCATTTCCGTCTACCTTTGGCTGCCCCAGTTTCAATCCCTGACTGGAAAGTGCTGCAATCTGTATTTTATCTGCTTGGCAGCCACCTTCCTGCTGAATCTCTTCAGCAATTTCAACGTGTTTGACAGCAACATTTCATGCTCTATTAAtggtaaaataattaaattatctcatctaataaatgtttgataaaCAAACACACTTTCTACTCCAGGTTATGCAGGTTATTTCGCAGCGATGGCCACGtttctctggctgtctgtgaTAAGCTTCCATGTGTGGACCCGATTCGCTGTGCGTCACTTTCAAGAGATTCAAAGGTCTCGCCGCAGTAATTTTCTCAACTATAATCTCATCGTCTGGAGCACTGCTGGAACACTTACTCTGGCCGTATTCTTGGTGGACAGACTTGTACCATTTTTCAGTACATCAGACAAAACTTTACCCATGCTACCAGCTGTGGGAGTGTTCTCCTGCTGGATCTCAAGTATATCTTTTCAGCTTTAATACCCTCCATTGAAGTATGTAagatcttttatttttatcagcTGAAGGTTGGTCGGGAATGCTCTATTTTTATTCACCATTGACGTTATTGATATTATTCAATATTACCATGTTCGTTATGACGATCCATCACATTTACGTGTCGGAAAAGATCAAGCCAAGATCTTTTAACGGAATCGAAGAGCATCAAGTGTCAAAGCACCGAGCCAAGTATGTGAAACACAAATTTTTCTATATTAAATACCCATTGctttatatatttctttaGATATGGCGCGTATCTGCATCTGTTCATCATTATGGGCTGCAGTTGGTTACTGGAAATCGTTGCCTTTATttgtaaaattgaaaatgtcttcAAGCCTTTGATCGTAGTTAATGACGTCATAAACTGCAGTCAGGGCATCATTATATTCTTCGTCACATTCTGCAACAGGAGCATGCTCAGAGTCATTCGTGAAAGGTGAGTGCTGCCGCAGCACCATAATTATATCttcaatcaataaatatcTTTCAGAACCCATCCAGATTCTAAACCGGCTGAACCGTCTAAGTTCAGTGATGTTGAGTATGGAACATGCAGTTTAACACGGGACTGCCACCTCATGCAGGAAATCAATTGAATATCctcaaattacttttaagtTTCTTCTGATTTTCAACTTCAATAAACTGTCGATCAACGTCTCATTGCCATATCAGCTGTAATCCGTTCTTCGAAAGGCGATTTTGATGTAATTCCATCCCATACTTGTAAATTACAGTCTGAtatcaaacatttatttatatgcgtGTATCCccaggcacacaaaaagtgcataCATACGCACTTTAAACTGCTgataaatggaaatgcttgCCTCCAAGGAATAACTATAATTGTTTCTTTGGTAAACGATTTTTGATATCATTCAACGGCGTTTCAAGTCGTCGCTTATTTTAGATCGAGTCGCTGAAGCGGCCAGTCGCTATAACGTTTAACTTgcttcataaataaaattttcGGAATGAACAGCCTCAAATTTGGTTGCACCCTGCTGAGCATTCTCATGGCAATTGGTGTGCAAGCTAAGGAGATTCTCGATTGCGACTTCTACGATACGGTCAACATAACGAGCGGCTTCAGGACAGTCGATGGATCTTATCGATTCGAAAATCTCACAATTCCTGCGAGTCTGACTGGGGAGTACGACTATGTGATCGAACACGATGGGGACAAGAGCTCTGTAGCCAAGCACATGCGAGGATGTGTGTGCAAGTTGAGGTCCTGCATTCGATTCTGTTGTCCGAAGGAAAAGCGTATGAGAAGTTCCCAGTGTTCCAAGAAGGAGAACGCCCTGTCCTACAACATGACGATGGATATAATGCAACACGATGGTACATTGGTGTGGAAACATATTTTGAGAGAGATGTTTGTGCAGGAAGACCTTCCTCTGCCATGCAATGATCATTATATACTGGACAGAAACTCTCCTGAAGATCAGTGGACTCTCTTTGAGGTTTGACAGAGTATAAATCTTCTaactttcaattcaattgatCAAATATTATGTCTAGAATGGCACTCTCCTGCGACATTACGATACGAGGTACCTCTCCAAGCAGGAGTATTGCCTGCAGCCGCAAAAGATGAACAATGGGACACACCACAACTATACCATAGTGCCCCACAATTGCATTATAGAGCCTTCCATGTCAATGGCTTACGGTAGGTCTTTCAAGAGTGTGTGTTGCCAAGAGAATGTTCACCCCATTTCGATCTTTCAGTCAAGTCTGTCTCTGTAATTTTCATGACGATTACTGTTGCCCTGTACCTGTGGCTGCCCCGATTCCGTTCGCTGCATGGAAAGTGCTGCAAtctgtattttatttgcttggcAGCCACCTTCCTGCTGAATGTCTTCAGCATGTTTGACGTATTTAGCTACAGCTCGGTTTTGTGTCGGATCAATGGTAAGACGAGTCCATATCCTAAAATTCTGATTACTGGTGCTACACAGAAGTGGATTACATTTCCAGGATACGCTGGGTACTTTGCAGTGATGGCCACGTTCCTCTGGCTGTCGGTGATTAGCTTTGACGTGTGGAGACGATTCGCGCTGCGACGGTTCCACGAGTTCAATCGGAACAGACGGAGTAGCTTCCTTAACTATAACATCACCGTTTGGAGCACCGCATCTCTACTGACTCTGGGCATATTTCTGGTCGACGTTTT from Drosophila subobscura isolate 14011-0131.10 chromosome O, UCBerk_Dsub_1.0, whole genome shotgun sequence encodes:
- the LOC117899029 gene encoding probable G-protein coupled receptor Mth-like 11, coding for MREALCWCSFLGFLLCCIAADIPGCNFFDTVNLANSLKFPNGSYNYEDLIIPPTLTGEYDYEMQFNGNSRSVPSHTRGCVCKLRPCIRLCCHRSRVIKDNKCSAHTLNELSYNMTLDITHKHIFEDFVVQEELPLPCNIHYPLNRIEYSTDHWTLFENGTLLRQYDMRYLSKQDYCLQPRKSGKQKGYNHILVPYNCVIEPDMTMEYVKATSVLFMAITISVYLWLPQFQSLTGKCCNLYFICLAATFLLNLFSNFNVFDSNISCSINGYAGYFAAMATFLWLSVISFHVWTRFAVRHFQEIQRSRRSNFLNYNLIVWSTAGTLTLAVFLVDRLVPFFSTSDKTLPMLPAVGVFSCWISTEGWSGMLYFYSPLTLLILFNITMFVMTIHHIYVSEKIKPRSFNGIEEHQVSKHRAKYGAYLHLFIIMGCSWLLEIVAFICKIENVFKPLIVVNDVINCSQGIIIFFVTFCNRSMLRVIRERTHPDSKPAEPSKFSDVEYGTCSLTRDCHLMQEIN
- the LOC117899040 gene encoding probable G-protein coupled receptor Mth-like 11, which encodes MNSLKFGCTLLSILMAIGVQAKEILDCDFYDTVNITSGFRTVDGSYRFENLTIPASLTGEYDYVIEHDGDKSSVAKHMRGCVCKLRSCIRFCCPKEKRMRSSQCSKKENALSYNMTMDIMQHDGTLVWKHILREMFVQEDLPLPCNDHYILDRNSPEDQWTLFENGTLLRHYDTRYLSKQEYCLQPQKMNNGTHHNYTIVPHNCIIEPSMSMAYVKSVSVIFMTITVALYLWLPRFRSLHGKCCNLYFICLAATFLLNVFSMFDVFSYSSVLCRINGYAGYFAVMATFLWLSVISFDVWRRFALRRFHEFNRNRRSSFLNYNITVWSTASLLTLGIFLVDVFVKFNPQNSISPGVGEYMCWMYTDGWSAMYYFYSPLSVLILFNGIMFALTTKYIYVENKGNQQVLNQNERQRECRNQANYRVYLRLFVIMGGTWFLEIIAFVCYMERVLENFITVVDIVNCSQGIIIFVATFCNWDILKSIHKRIQDRNSTSTDFTSTSRTQESDKLGNTERN